The DNA window GCTCAAGACCATCCAGACCGGGCCCGAGGGCCAGAAGGTCCACAAGGTCTATATCGAAGAGGGTCTCGCCATTGGCCAGGAGCTGTACCTGGGCGTGACGCTCGACCGCGCCACCGGCCGCCTCACCTTCATGGCGTCCCGCGAGGGCGGCGTGGAGATCGAGGAAGTGGCGGAGAAGCACCCCGAGAAGATCCTCCGCGAGACGGTGGACCCGGCGGTGGGCTTCCTGGACTTCCAGGGCCGCAAGCTGGCCTTCGGCCTGGGCCTCACCGGCCCGACGGTGAACAAGTTCGTCCAGTTCTGCTCGGCGCTCTACAAGATGTTCGTCGAGACCGACGCGTCGCTGGTGGAGATCAACCCGCTGGTCATCCTGAAGGATGGCGGCGTGGTGGCGCTCGACGCGAAGGTGACCTTCGACGAGAACGCGCTCTACCGGCACAAGGACCTGCTCGAGTACCGGGACCTGGCCGAAGAGGACGCGCGTGAGACGCAGGCCAAGGAGTGGGACCTGGCGTACATCGCGCTCGATGGCAACATCGGCTGCATGGTGAACGGCGCGGGCCTGGCCATGGCCACCATGGACACCATCAAGCTGGTGGGCGGTGAGCCGGCCAACTTCCTGGACGTGGGCGGCGGCGCGAGCAAGGAGAAGGTGACGGCGGCCTTCAAGCTCATCCTGGCCGACCCGGCGGTGAAGGCGGTGCTGGTCAACATCTTTGGCGGCATCATGAAGTGCGACGTCATCGCCGAGGGCATCATCGCCGCGGCGAAGGAGGTCCAGCTCAAGGTCCCGCTCGTGGTGCGGCTGGAAGGCACCAACGTCGAGCTGGGCAAGAAGCTGCTGAGCAACTCTGGCCTCGCCATCACCCCGGCGGACAACCTGCGGCAGGCGGCGGAGAAGGCCGTCTCCGCGCTGAAGTAGTCCGGCGCGCTTCATCGCCAACACTTTCCTGAAGGAGCGCCATGAGCATCCTCGTCAACGAAAACACGAAGGTCCTCTGCCAGGGCATCACCGGCTCGGCGGGCTCGTTCCACTCGAAGCAGATGCTCGAGTACGGCACGAAGCTCGTGGCCGGCGTGACGCCGGGCAAGGGCGGTACCCAGTTCGAGGGCAAGGTTCCCGTGTTCGACACGGTCGCCGACGCCGTGAAGCAGACGGGCGCCAACACGTCCGTCATCTTCGTCCCGCCCCCGTTCGCCGCTGACTCCATCATGGAGGCCGCCGACGCGGGCGTGTCCCTCATCATCACCATCACCGAGGGCATCCCCGTCCTCGACATGGTTCGCGCCAAGCGCTACCTGCAGGGCAAGCCGGGCGTTCGCCTCATCGGCCCGAACTGCC is part of the Myxococcus landrumus genome and encodes:
- the sucC gene encoding ADP-forming succinate--CoA ligase subunit beta; this translates as MKIHEYQGKEIFRKYGVPTPKGILALSPNDAEAAAKQLGTSVVVVKAQIHAGGRGKGGGVKLAKSPAEAKELAKQILGMQLKTIQTGPEGQKVHKVYIEEGLAIGQELYLGVTLDRATGRLTFMASREGGVEIEEVAEKHPEKILRETVDPAVGFLDFQGRKLAFGLGLTGPTVNKFVQFCSALYKMFVETDASLVEINPLVILKDGGVVALDAKVTFDENALYRHKDLLEYRDLAEEDARETQAKEWDLAYIALDGNIGCMVNGAGLAMATMDTIKLVGGEPANFLDVGGGASKEKVTAAFKLILADPAVKAVLVNIFGGIMKCDVIAEGIIAAAKEVQLKVPLVVRLEGTNVELGKKLLSNSGLAITPADNLRQAAEKAVSALK